The Hymenobacter baengnokdamensis genome includes a region encoding these proteins:
- the uvrC gene encoding excinuclease ABC subunit UvrC — MAAKPELQEQINHLPHQPGVYRYYDDEGIIYVGKAVDLRKRVSSYFTKQDHNKKTQQLVKNIKRIEFTIVNSESDAFLLENNLIKQHQPKYNILLKDGKTYPYLLLTNERFPRLLPTRNKQPGDGQYFGPYANQGGLNVLLELIRALYPLRTCTYNLSPENVAAGKFKVCLEYHIGNCKGPCEAKEDEISYNLYINQIRQILNGDLRLPKQYFREKMTAAAQEMQYELAHQFKQKLDKLDEFQAKSTIVNASLTNIDVFSIASNEKAAFVNYFKVMNGSIILTQNLELTKKLDETDAEILAPLIMQLRQEYESEAKEILTNVPVGELPLPGVAVAQPQIGDKRKLLELSIKNVLYLRKEKESMNEKSKDVNEVRIMEQIKKDLRLTELPKHIECFDNSNFQGDNPVSAMVCFRNARPSKKDYRHYHVKTVVGPNDFDTMYEVITRRYRRLVDEGASLPQLVIVDGGKGQLSMAVKALKDLNLWGQIPVIGIAKRLEEIYVPNDPLPLYIDKKSESLRLFQRMRDEVHRFGITFHRATRDAATLKTELTDVKGLGPVTADKLLSKFKSVKKIKELTEAELVAEVGKAKAKVLLNYFEQSEKLTPLTEQ; from the coding sequence ATGGCAGCCAAACCCGAACTACAAGAGCAAATCAACCACCTGCCGCACCAGCCCGGCGTGTACCGCTACTACGACGACGAGGGGATTATCTACGTGGGCAAGGCCGTAGACCTGCGCAAGCGCGTGAGCAGCTATTTTACCAAGCAGGACCATAACAAGAAAACCCAGCAGCTCGTCAAGAATATCAAGCGTATTGAATTTACGATAGTTAACTCCGAGTCAGATGCGTTTTTGCTGGAGAATAACCTCATCAAGCAGCACCAGCCCAAGTACAACATCCTGCTCAAGGACGGCAAAACGTACCCTTACCTGCTGCTAACCAACGAGCGCTTCCCGCGCCTCCTTCCTACGCGCAACAAGCAGCCCGGCGACGGCCAGTACTTCGGCCCCTACGCCAACCAGGGCGGCCTCAATGTGCTGCTTGAGCTTATCCGGGCCTTGTACCCGCTGCGCACCTGTACCTACAACCTGAGCCCCGAAAACGTAGCCGCCGGCAAGTTCAAGGTGTGCCTCGAATACCACATCGGCAACTGCAAAGGGCCGTGTGAGGCGAAGGAAGATGAAATATCTTATAATTTATATATTAATCAAATACGCCAGATTCTCAACGGCGACCTGCGCCTGCCCAAGCAGTACTTCCGCGAGAAGATGACTGCCGCGGCGCAGGAAATGCAGTACGAGCTGGCGCATCAGTTTAAGCAGAAGCTCGACAAGCTCGACGAGTTTCAGGCCAAAAGCACCATTGTCAATGCTTCCCTCACCAATATCGACGTCTTCAGTATCGCCTCCAATGAGAAGGCGGCGTTCGTCAACTATTTCAAGGTGATGAATGGCAGTATCATTCTGACCCAAAACCTGGAATTGACCAAAAAGCTCGACGAGACGGATGCCGAAATTCTGGCCCCCCTCATTATGCAGCTGCGCCAGGAATACGAGAGTGAGGCCAAGGAAATCCTTACCAACGTGCCCGTTGGCGAGCTGCCGCTGCCCGGCGTAGCCGTAGCGCAGCCCCAAATAGGTGACAAGCGCAAGCTGCTGGAGCTAAGTATTAAGAATGTACTATATCTCCGCAAGGAGAAGGAAAGCATGAACGAGAAGAGCAAGGATGTAAACGAGGTGCGCATTATGGAGCAAATCAAAAAAGACCTGCGCCTGACGGAGCTGCCCAAACATATCGAGTGCTTCGACAACTCTAACTTTCAGGGCGACAACCCGGTATCGGCCATGGTGTGCTTCCGCAATGCCCGGCCCAGCAAGAAAGACTACCGCCACTACCACGTCAAAACGGTGGTGGGCCCCAACGACTTCGATACCATGTACGAAGTCATTACGCGCCGCTACCGCCGCCTGGTTGACGAAGGCGCCAGCCTGCCCCAACTGGTGATAGTAGACGGCGGCAAAGGCCAGCTCAGCATGGCCGTGAAAGCCTTGAAAGACCTCAACCTCTGGGGGCAAATCCCGGTTATCGGCATCGCCAAGCGCCTCGAAGAAATCTACGTTCCCAACGACCCGCTGCCGCTCTACATCGATAAAAAGAGCGAAAGCCTGCGCCTCTTCCAGCGTATGCGCGACGAAGTGCACCGCTTCGGTATCACCTTTCACCGCGCCACCCGCGACGCGGCCACGCTCAAAACGGAGCTCACCGATGTTAAAGGCCTCGGCCCTGTCACGGCCGATAAGCTGCTCAGCAAGTTCAAGTCCGTCAAGAAAATCAAAGAGCTAACCGAAGCCGAGCTGGTAGCCGAAGTCGGGAAAGCCAAGGCCAAGGTGCTGCTCAACTACTTCGAGCAATCGGAAAAGCTTACCCCGCTTACTGAACAGTAA
- the porN gene encoding type IX secretion system ring subunit PorN/GldN, with protein MTRYFKALPFTAAALMVALVGRAQEQATSTATTGAIRQIPVSDQMFRKTIWRAIDLREKQNRPMFSDGKEISKVIMEAVKRGELQAYKNDSVTSTFSPAEVKSNMSYALEAPISPDADGGDWGAPAAKGKGAKKAVAPANDGWGAPVASSTPASTTKKVKVLDSKGKPVKKNGKYVYKTVKTSTVAAAPPPPPATTAEYRYKDLYQMELTEEMIFDKKRSRMYHQIKTVSLKLPSTLPGNAAGLEKNIATFKYSDLVKVFRNNPQSAIWFNSQNDAQHKNLADAFELWLFNSYIVKVSNPSGDDLATQYGSEREGLLASQQTAADLVEYEYSLWSF; from the coding sequence ATGACCCGCTATTTCAAAGCATTGCCTTTCACCGCGGCGGCCCTGATGGTCGCGCTGGTGGGCCGGGCGCAGGAGCAGGCCACCTCGACCGCTACGACGGGGGCCATCCGGCAGATTCCGGTTTCCGACCAGATGTTTCGCAAAACCATCTGGCGGGCTATCGACCTGCGCGAGAAGCAAAACCGCCCGATGTTTTCGGATGGCAAGGAAATCAGCAAGGTCATCATGGAGGCCGTAAAGCGCGGCGAGCTGCAAGCCTATAAGAACGACTCGGTAACGTCGACGTTCTCGCCCGCCGAGGTTAAGAGCAACATGTCGTATGCGCTGGAAGCTCCCATCAGCCCCGATGCGGATGGCGGCGACTGGGGCGCTCCGGCAGCCAAGGGCAAAGGCGCTAAGAAAGCAGTTGCCCCGGCCAATGATGGCTGGGGAGCCCCGGTAGCCTCTTCTACGCCGGCTTCTACCACTAAAAAGGTAAAGGTGCTGGATAGCAAAGGCAAGCCGGTGAAGAAGAACGGTAAGTACGTGTACAAAACCGTGAAAACTTCAACCGTAGCGGCTGCTCCGCCGCCCCCACCTGCTACCACTGCTGAGTATCGCTACAAGGACCTCTACCAGATGGAGCTGACCGAGGAGATGATATTTGATAAGAAGCGCTCGCGGATGTACCACCAGATTAAGACGGTGTCGCTGAAGCTGCCTTCTACGCTGCCCGGCAACGCGGCTGGCCTGGAAAAGAACATTGCCACGTTTAAATATTCGGACCTCGTTAAGGTATTCCGCAACAATCCGCAGAGCGCCATTTGGTTCAACTCGCAAAACGATGCGCAGCACAAGAACCTGGCCGATGCGTTTGAGCTGTGGCTGTTCAACTCGTACATCGTAAAAGTATCGAATCCCTCGGGCGACGACCTGGCTACGCAGTACGGCAGCGAGCGCGAAGGCTTGCTGGCTTCACAGCAAACGGCTGCTGACCTCGTAGAGTACGAGTACAGCCTGTGGAGCTTCTAG
- a CDS encoding penicillin-binding protein 1A, with protein MPTSYPSPARPTPPVRRGSPPPARKGRFQAFIRTMWMLFAGGVLGALLYIGAVSINFMNLFGRMPNLHTLENPKSELASEIYSADGVLLGKYFRENRTPVEYKDLPQNVIDALIATEDVRFEQHSGIDFKSIMRAVAGLGRSGGGSTLSQQVAKVLFKTRPGEESNLNNGTLNGPGKLGLLITKTKEWLLAIRLERNYTKREIIRMYLNTVDYGSNAFGINTAAKTFFNKSPKQLTTPEAAVLVGIVNAPSRFSPALHPVRSKRRRNWVLRQMVNANYLSAAEMVRDTAQPIKLHYSVESPVQGLAPYFRTEVAKYLQAWAKETDHDLYADGLKIYTTLDSRMQTYAEKAVAEHLALQQKWFSAHWQGQLPWRDENGQVIPNFLETSMRRTQRYKSLMERFDGRKDSVNYYLHKKYKMTVFSWQGEKEMLMSPMDSLAYYKRYLQAGFMAVNPLNGYIKAWVGGPNYKFFKFDHVRQGKRQPGSTFKPIVYTAAIDQGYSPCFPRPDVATTFPGAAGRPPYTPKNFEGGYSGRTFTLRQALARSMNSITAWLVYKLGPETVVAYAKRLGITSPIDPVPAVGFGASDCSIYELCGAYGTFVNKGVWTGPIMVTRIEDKNGNELRRFVAPTKEALSEETAYVMTNMLQASTTEPGGTSTILHTGFNFPYQIGAKTGTTSNYSDAWFMGITPNLVCGMWVGGEDRSIHFRTGAYGQGARLALPLYGIFMKKVYADKSLDVDRGPFPAPAAPLTIELDCSKYYGGQRDTIPSDQKLAPPVLDPLDKKDI; from the coding sequence ATGCCTACATCTTACCCCTCCCCGGCCCGCCCCACCCCTCCAGTTCGCCGGGGTTCACCGCCGCCGGCCCGTAAGGGGCGCTTTCAGGCGTTTATACGCACGATGTGGATGCTGTTTGCGGGTGGTGTGCTGGGCGCGCTGCTCTACATAGGGGCAGTCAGCATCAATTTCATGAATCTGTTTGGGCGCATGCCCAATCTGCACACGCTCGAAAACCCCAAAAGTGAGCTGGCATCAGAGATATACTCGGCCGATGGCGTGCTGCTGGGCAAGTACTTCCGCGAAAACCGTACGCCCGTTGAGTATAAAGACCTGCCCCAGAATGTCATCGACGCGCTCATCGCCACCGAGGACGTGCGCTTCGAGCAGCATTCGGGTATCGACTTTAAGAGCATTATGCGGGCCGTGGCAGGGCTGGGCCGTAGCGGGGGCGGCTCTACCCTCAGCCAGCAGGTAGCCAAGGTGCTGTTTAAAACGCGCCCTGGTGAGGAAAGCAACCTCAACAATGGCACCCTTAATGGCCCCGGCAAGCTGGGCTTGCTCATCACCAAAACCAAGGAATGGCTGCTGGCCATCCGGCTCGAGCGCAACTACACCAAGCGCGAAATCATCCGGATGTACCTCAACACCGTCGATTACGGCTCCAATGCGTTCGGTATCAACACGGCGGCCAAAACGTTTTTCAACAAAAGCCCCAAGCAGCTCACTACGCCCGAGGCGGCCGTGCTGGTCGGCATCGTGAACGCGCCCTCGCGCTTCAGCCCGGCCCTACACCCGGTGCGCTCGAAGCGCCGCCGCAACTGGGTGTTGCGGCAGATGGTTAATGCCAACTACCTCAGCGCCGCTGAGATGGTGCGTGATACGGCCCAGCCCATCAAGCTGCACTACAGCGTGGAAAGCCCGGTGCAGGGCCTGGCGCCCTACTTCCGCACCGAGGTAGCCAAGTACCTGCAAGCCTGGGCCAAGGAAACCGACCACGACCTGTATGCTGACGGCCTGAAAATCTACACCACTCTCGACTCACGCATGCAGACCTACGCCGAGAAGGCCGTGGCCGAGCACCTGGCGTTGCAGCAGAAATGGTTTTCGGCGCACTGGCAGGGCCAGCTGCCCTGGCGCGACGAGAACGGCCAGGTTATCCCGAACTTCCTGGAAACCTCCATGCGCCGCACCCAGCGCTATAAGTCGCTGATGGAGCGCTTCGACGGCCGCAAAGACTCGGTGAACTACTACCTGCACAAGAAGTACAAGATGACGGTGTTTTCGTGGCAGGGTGAGAAGGAAATGCTGATGTCGCCGATGGACTCGCTGGCCTACTACAAGCGCTACCTGCAAGCTGGTTTCATGGCCGTCAATCCGCTCAACGGCTACATCAAAGCCTGGGTGGGCGGGCCCAACTACAAGTTCTTCAAGTTTGACCACGTGCGCCAGGGCAAGCGCCAGCCGGGCTCCACGTTCAAGCCCATCGTATACACGGCGGCCATCGACCAGGGCTACTCGCCGTGCTTCCCCCGGCCCGACGTGGCCACTACTTTCCCCGGCGCGGCGGGCCGCCCACCTTACACGCCCAAAAACTTCGAGGGCGGCTACTCGGGCCGCACCTTTACGCTACGCCAGGCGCTGGCCCGCTCCATGAACTCCATCACCGCCTGGCTGGTGTACAAGCTGGGGCCCGAAACGGTGGTGGCCTACGCCAAGCGCCTGGGCATTACGTCGCCCATCGACCCGGTGCCGGCCGTAGGCTTCGGGGCTTCCGATTGCAGCATCTACGAGCTGTGCGGGGCTTACGGTACGTTTGTGAATAAAGGCGTCTGGACCGGCCCCATTATGGTAACGCGCATCGAGGACAAGAACGGCAACGAGCTTCGCCGCTTCGTGGCTCCCACCAAGGAGGCGCTGAGCGAGGAAACCGCCTACGTGATGACCAACATGCTGCAAGCCAGCACGACCGAGCCCGGCGGCACCAGCACGATTTTGCACACGGGCTTCAATTTTCCGTACCAGATTGGGGCCAAAACCGGCACCACCTCCAACTATTCCGATGCCTGGTTTATGGGCATCACGCCCAATCTGGTGTGCGGCATGTGGGTGGGCGGCGAAGACCGCAGCATTCACTTCCGCACCGGGGCCTACGGCCAGGGCGCCCGCCTGGCGCTGCCGCTCTACGGCATTTTTATGAAGAAAGTGTACGCCGATAAGTCGCTCGATGTAGACCGGGGGCCCTTCCCCGCGCCCGCCGCCCCACTCACCATCGAGCTGGACTGCTCCAAATACTACGGGGGCCAGCGCGATACTATCCCGAGCGACCAGAAACTGGCCCCACCCGTCCTTGACCCACTCGACAAGAAGGACATTTAG
- the porL gene encoding type IX secretion system motor protein PorL/GldL gives MAAKGNPFFDKVMPFIYGVGAAVVIVGALFKIEHWQGADTMLIAGLSTEAFIFLCSAFQPHQAETDWSLVYPELSEGYDPSTNENGFRNKQLQPNGLTGKLDDMLKNANVTPEALTNLGQGLNRLSATTAQMSQLGEATNATDEYTQKVRTAAQSLDGINKAYSNTVDAITSLANATGDAKEYHLQVQNVTKNLGALNAVYEMELQDANTHLKSMNQFYGTLGKAMENMMQAGKDTESLQHQVADLTGNLSSLNRVYGNMLNAMRAGAAS, from the coding sequence ATGGCAGCTAAAGGTAACCCCTTCTTCGACAAAGTAATGCCGTTTATATACGGCGTTGGTGCAGCAGTTGTAATTGTCGGAGCACTATTTAAGATTGAGCACTGGCAGGGAGCCGACACCATGCTTATTGCTGGTCTGTCTACTGAAGCCTTCATCTTTCTTTGCAGTGCCTTCCAGCCGCACCAAGCTGAAACTGACTGGTCGTTGGTATACCCTGAGCTAAGCGAAGGCTACGACCCCTCGACCAACGAGAACGGTTTCCGCAACAAGCAGCTACAGCCCAATGGCCTGACCGGCAAGCTGGACGATATGCTGAAGAACGCAAACGTTACGCCCGAGGCGCTTACCAACCTGGGCCAGGGCCTGAACCGCCTCAGCGCTACGACTGCTCAGATGAGCCAGCTCGGTGAGGCTACCAACGCTACTGATGAGTACACCCAGAAAGTGCGCACGGCGGCCCAGTCGCTCGACGGTATTAACAAGGCTTATTCTAACACGGTAGATGCCATCACTTCGCTAGCCAACGCTACCGGCGATGCCAAAGAGTATCACCTGCAGGTGCAGAACGTAACCAAGAACCTGGGCGCCCTGAACGCAGTGTACGAGATGGAGCTACAGGATGCCAACACCCACCTCAAGTCGATGAACCAGTTTTACGGTACGCTGGGCAAAGCCATGGAGAACATGATGCAGGCTGGCAAAGACACCGAAAGCCTCCAGCACCAGGTAGCCGACCTGACCGGCAACCTGTCGTCGCTCAACCGCGTGTACGGCAATATGCTGAACGCCATGCGGGCTGGTGCCGCTAGCTAA
- the porM gene encoding type IX secretion system motor protein PorM/GldM, which yields MAGGKETPRQKMIGMMYLVLTALLALQVNSAILLKFKFIDDSLLDVSSKTSAAADNTVKGIQAAVVKNRNQAQDLTVLKESEDIRAHTKSMIEYLRGVREKLIVGTGNPAGATEYKDLDANNKVMPIMIGGKKNGLAYPLKSELNKYSDYIKQYVPGAAPLALDADQDARIKNSKDEHISGQKGKDFAELNFENTPLAAALAVLSQKETEVLKYEADALQAQAAKVGAKTLVFDKLGAFASAESNTVAAGTKYKAELFLTASASNLTPTMTLNGSPLPLDPVTKHGKVEFTARPGNFDKDGNAKASWKGTVRINQNGRDTTFAVTVPYTITKPVMQIQSASVQALYYKCGNKLSVQVPALGAQYQPSFSASGASVINGQKGDVTLVPNAREVTLNVSSGGNAIGSQTFKVRPIPNPTIKCYTGGSEANEKQGTPGNQIRSVTLRAIPDPGFATFLPEDARYRVSRFQAVLARGKRPVIGPKTINGPQGDFSDMVNAYKEGDRLFIEVQGVQRMNFQNQTEDVNMTRTFNIPLQ from the coding sequence ATGGCAGGCGGAAAAGAAACACCGCGGCAGAAGATGATTGGCATGATGTATCTCGTGCTGACCGCTCTGCTGGCGCTTCAGGTTAACTCAGCAATTCTGCTGAAATTTAAGTTTATTGATGATAGCTTGCTTGATGTGAGCAGTAAAACAAGCGCGGCAGCTGATAATACGGTAAAAGGTATTCAGGCAGCGGTGGTTAAAAACCGCAATCAGGCGCAGGACCTGACTGTACTTAAGGAAAGCGAAGATATTCGTGCCCATACCAAGAGTATGATTGAATACCTCCGGGGAGTGCGGGAAAAGCTTATTGTAGGAACTGGCAACCCAGCTGGCGCGACCGAATACAAGGATTTGGACGCGAACAATAAAGTAATGCCAATAATGATTGGAGGCAAGAAAAATGGACTTGCCTACCCGCTGAAAAGTGAGCTGAATAAGTATTCGGATTACATTAAGCAATATGTGCCAGGCGCTGCTCCCCTAGCACTGGATGCGGACCAGGATGCGCGCATCAAAAACTCGAAAGACGAGCATATAAGCGGCCAGAAGGGAAAAGACTTCGCTGAGCTTAACTTTGAAAACACACCTTTAGCTGCTGCGCTGGCCGTACTCAGCCAGAAGGAAACGGAGGTGCTGAAGTATGAAGCAGATGCCCTACAGGCTCAGGCTGCCAAAGTAGGAGCTAAAACTCTCGTATTCGATAAGCTGGGTGCTTTTGCTTCGGCTGAATCGAACACAGTAGCTGCCGGCACCAAGTATAAGGCGGAGCTTTTCCTGACCGCCTCGGCCAGCAACCTGACGCCGACCATGACCTTAAATGGCAGCCCGCTGCCCCTGGACCCTGTTACCAAGCATGGCAAAGTCGAGTTTACGGCCCGCCCCGGTAATTTTGACAAGGACGGTAATGCCAAGGCTTCCTGGAAAGGCACGGTTCGCATCAACCAGAACGGCCGCGATACCACCTTTGCCGTCACGGTACCTTATACCATTACCAAGCCGGTAATGCAGATTCAGTCGGCTTCGGTGCAGGCACTGTATTACAAGTGCGGCAACAAGCTGAGCGTGCAGGTGCCAGCCCTGGGAGCGCAGTATCAGCCCAGCTTCTCGGCTTCGGGTGCTTCGGTTATCAACGGCCAGAAAGGTGACGTGACGCTGGTACCCAATGCCCGCGAGGTAACGCTGAACGTAAGCAGCGGCGGCAACGCCATTGGCTCGCAGACCTTCAAGGTTCGACCAATTCCGAACCCTACAATTAAGTGCTACACCGGCGGCAGCGAAGCCAATGAAAAGCAGGGAACTCCCGGCAACCAGATTCGGTCTGTAACGCTACGCGCTATTCCCGACCCCGGCTTTGCCACTTTCCTGCCCGAAGATGCCCGCTATCGGGTATCGCGCTTCCAGGCCGTGCTGGCCCGCGGCAAGCGCCCGGTAATCGGCCCCAAGACCATCAACGGTCCGCAGGGTGATTTCAGCGACATGGTAAACGCCTATAAAGAAGGCGACCGTCTGTTTATCGAGGTTCAGGGCGTGCAGCGCATGAACTTCCAGAACCAGACCGAAGATGTGAACATGACCCGTACGTTCAACATTCCGCTGCAATAA
- the porW gene encoding type IX secretion system periplasmic lipoprotein PorW/SprE: MKIAISLKYYRFWLLALLGLSVAACASDKSLVSHALNNVAARDNGFFLAREKLWATEATLYKGRGDDYNRVLPLYPTLDSTTVRATRPDLNDIIKKASLPIQHRAGSDWTDDAYLLVGWARFYKMEFDDAALTFKYVNSTSHDPFAKHEALIGLMRTFLITKQLDNAKAVSDLLDKEVGLPKDARELFLARADYYLQSEEPQQAIAQLQRAVPFIPAKNERSRTRFILAQLYQAQGQNKEATAQLNNILKHNPPYELDFQAKLLLGQVSDLDKQSKERLDKYFAQLLKDPKNKEYRDKIYYEMARLAYRQQKYGDALALLRTAAKVPSPSKSQKGYTYLLAGRIYYENLQKYRLAAAYYDSTVQAMPKTNPLFAATEERAGILKEFARQYTIIETQDSLQALAKLPAADLDQRLNTYAAAELEARRKAEAKALAAQKALAQKQQADASRITSSPSALSGSQRDISNPNAFDPTATAATGAQWYFDNPSTLGTARGDFIRSWGDRKLQDNWRTTNTPSNSPNTPQNGGTPVSLTGNDQTRVNGGAAGSAPAAKPVVDPQAEQSALVAKYRQSIPSTPAMLQASDKQIEGAMYELGGIYKELLKEKQRGYETYAGEVARYPRGEHAPDADYLLYLYYKDLPDPVKAAQYAAALQREFPSSTYAKLIADPLYREHERALHNAVATRLDSAFSLYKDQYFTRAKAAVARLEQQYPKSDLTDHVAYLKLLLAIRTQPPAAVRASVAQFAKDYPDSKLVPQAQALAGAFQKAEAGQLTGALASTEKPVISQFRPGEVENRMRILYGDDESPAAPAPAEAVPVAPPTPLKASALQLATPVANPDKDLPVKAALTSTPNAKEAPGLKPAPAPTQPTAAPGQPATAPPVAPTPAPAAPVAAPEVAYATQLSAAHAIVLVYPKGSAPTADLAAQLTAYNGKFFRANNLTVLPAQPLGADQEMVVVRSLPGSKVAQSYATKLRGPQSPLSRLRGQGYQAIVISLANLTLLQQAGGDLAGYQQFYQKVYQ, from the coding sequence TTGAAAATCGCTATTTCCTTGAAATACTATCGGTTTTGGCTGCTGGCCTTGCTGGGCTTGAGCGTGGCGGCCTGCGCCTCGGATAAGTCGCTCGTGAGCCATGCGCTCAATAACGTGGCGGCTCGTGATAACGGCTTCTTTCTGGCTCGTGAGAAGCTGTGGGCCACCGAGGCTACCCTGTATAAAGGCCGGGGCGATGACTACAACCGGGTACTGCCCCTCTACCCTACCCTCGACAGCACGACGGTGCGGGCTACCCGGCCCGACCTCAACGATATTATTAAGAAGGCTTCGCTGCCCATTCAGCACCGCGCCGGCTCTGACTGGACCGATGATGCTTACCTGCTCGTGGGCTGGGCGCGGTTTTATAAGATGGAGTTCGACGACGCGGCCCTGACGTTTAAGTACGTAAACAGCACCAGCCACGACCCGTTTGCCAAGCACGAGGCCCTGATTGGGTTGATGCGCACCTTCCTGATAACCAAGCAGCTCGACAATGCCAAAGCGGTATCGGACCTGCTCGACAAGGAAGTAGGCCTGCCCAAGGATGCGCGCGAGCTGTTTTTGGCCCGTGCCGATTATTATTTGCAGAGTGAGGAGCCGCAGCAGGCCATTGCGCAGCTACAGCGGGCCGTGCCCTTCATTCCGGCCAAGAATGAGCGCTCACGCACGCGCTTTATACTGGCGCAGCTCTACCAGGCGCAGGGCCAGAATAAGGAAGCCACGGCGCAGCTCAACAATATTCTGAAGCATAACCCACCCTACGAGCTCGATTTTCAGGCCAAGCTGCTGCTGGGCCAGGTTTCTGACCTCGACAAGCAAAGCAAGGAGCGGCTCGATAAATACTTTGCGCAGCTGCTGAAAGACCCTAAAAACAAAGAGTACCGCGATAAGATTTATTATGAGATGGCCCGGCTGGCTTATCGGCAGCAGAAGTACGGCGATGCGCTGGCCTTGCTGCGCACGGCGGCCAAAGTGCCATCGCCCAGTAAATCGCAAAAAGGCTATACTTACCTGCTGGCCGGGCGTATCTACTACGAAAACCTGCAGAAGTATCGCCTGGCGGCCGCCTACTACGACAGCACGGTGCAGGCCATGCCCAAGACCAATCCGCTGTTTGCGGCCACGGAAGAACGGGCCGGTATTTTAAAAGAATTTGCCAGGCAGTATACTATCATTGAAACGCAGGACAGCCTGCAGGCGCTGGCTAAGCTGCCGGCCGCCGACCTCGACCAGCGCCTGAATACCTACGCTGCCGCCGAGCTGGAAGCCCGCCGCAAAGCCGAAGCTAAGGCGCTGGCGGCCCAGAAAGCGCTGGCTCAGAAGCAGCAGGCTGATGCCAGCCGCATTACCTCCTCGCCCAGCGCCCTGAGCGGCAGCCAGCGCGACATCAGCAACCCCAACGCCTTTGACCCGACTGCCACGGCGGCCACGGGCGCCCAGTGGTATTTTGATAACCCCAGTACCCTGGGAACGGCCCGAGGCGACTTTATTCGCAGCTGGGGCGACCGCAAGCTGCAGGATAACTGGCGTACCACCAACACGCCGAGCAACTCGCCCAATACTCCACAGAATGGCGGCACCCCGGTGAGCCTCACCGGCAACGACCAGACGCGCGTAAACGGCGGCGCGGCAGGCAGCGCCCCGGCTGCCAAGCCGGTAGTTGACCCGCAGGCCGAGCAGAGCGCGCTTGTGGCTAAGTATCGGCAAAGCATTCCGAGCACCCCGGCCATGCTGCAAGCATCGGACAAGCAGATAGAAGGGGCTATGTATGAGCTGGGCGGCATCTATAAAGAGCTGCTGAAGGAAAAGCAGCGCGGCTACGAAACCTACGCCGGCGAAGTAGCCCGCTACCCGCGCGGCGAGCACGCGCCCGATGCCGATTACCTGCTTTACCTCTATTACAAAGACCTGCCCGACCCGGTTAAGGCTGCGCAGTACGCCGCTGCCCTGCAGCGCGAGTTTCCTAGCTCAACGTACGCGAAGCTTATCGCTGACCCGCTGTACCGCGAGCACGAGCGCGCTCTGCACAATGCCGTGGCGACCCGCCTGGACTCGGCCTTTTCGCTCTATAAGGACCAGTATTTTACCAGGGCGAAAGCCGCCGTTGCCCGGCTCGAGCAGCAGTATCCGAAGAGTGACCTGACCGACCACGTGGCTTACCTGAAGCTGCTGCTGGCCATCCGGACGCAGCCGCCGGCGGCGGTGCGGGCTTCGGTGGCCCAATTCGCCAAGGACTATCCCGATAGCAAGCTGGTGCCCCAGGCCCAGGCCCTGGCTGGCGCGTTTCAGAAGGCAGAGGCCGGGCAGCTGACCGGAGCGCTGGCATCGACCGAAAAGCCGGTTATCTCTCAGTTCAGGCCCGGCGAGGTTGAAAACCGGATGCGTATTCTGTACGGCGACGATGAGTCGCCGGCCGCGCCAGCACCGGCCGAGGCTGTTCCGGTTGCTCCGCCAACGCCTTTAAAAGCCTCCGCGCTGCAGCTGGCTACTCCGGTTGCTAACCCCGATAAAGACTTGCCTGTTAAAGCAGCATTAACCAGTACCCCCAACGCTAAAGAAGCGCCGGGGCTGAAACCCGCGCCGGCCCCTACTCAGCCGACCGCAGCGCCGGGGCAGCCAGCTACCGCACCACCAGTAGCACCTACACCAGCACCAGCGGCACCGGTGGCAGCGCCAGAAGTAGCGTATGCCACACAGCTCAGCGCGGCCCATGCGATAGTGCTGGTGTACCCCAAGGGCAGTGCGCCTACCGCCGACCTGGCCGCCCAGCTTACCGCGTACAACGGCAAGTTTTTCCGGGCCAACAACCTCACGGTGCTGCCGGCCCAACCCCTGGGTGCCGACCAGGAGATGGTAGTGGTCCGGTCTTTGCCAGGCTCCAAAGTGGCCCAGAGCTACGCCACCAAGCTGCGGGGGCCGCAATCACCGCTGTCGCGCCTGCGTGGGCAGGGCTACCAGGCCATTGTCATCAGCCTGGCCAACCTGACGCTGCTGCAGCAGGCCGGTGGCGACCTGGCCGGCTACCAGCAGTTTTACCAGAAAGTTTACCAATAG